aatgattttttgaaaattttaaaataagtttataattatttcaaatgtttgttattatttaaattttaaatattttttattaaattttaaatatgataatttgaattcatattttcttaaaaaaaaattgttagttAGTTGTATCTGGCTGTATTTCTTATTGATTACATAGCtagattgaaaaaaatatatattcaaagCTAGACAACgctttaattgaatttttagcGATTTCTAATAACAGATAATCGATATTATGCCCCATCTCTTTTTGAGATTCTAATAAGTAGGCATATCTTTGGTATTTGGAGAACTGTTATTAGAAAATTGTTGTATTTGTagtttttaaaagtaaaagttatttttaaaagtatttaaaaatgaattttttaaaattaatttgtgtttatcaaaatttaaaagtttaatataattttatatattaaatttgtttggatgagtttttaagaaaaaatatttttttaagttatttttttattttattttatagaaaaacaaatataattttatgtttgaatatcttatgcaaaaaatattatatttatttatttattatatgaaaaatatcctttaaaaaaaatgtaaattgtagcttttaaaataaatttttattttttatttttctaatacttttatttttattattaaaaatttactaagtatgttaaaaaataaaaaaattattaaaaaaaatctttttctatcaAATTAATGGTATCCAAACATACACATtaattaatatctaaaatttatttttacgttaatatctattataatatttttaaattttaaaagctattttatcaaatatactTATTATTACTTGTACTTGTTAAaagtcatttttaatttaatttattaaacatatatcctataatttttaaaagtaaaaatttactaaactaaatttaaattgcTATTTCTCTAAACAGATTAATAGATTTTTACTAAGTAGTgtttttttattagtaaaatattttaaatatttttaaaaaattttaaaattatttctaacgtttagtttaattcaattttatccttaaaatttaaaaaaaatcaattatactcttaatattaattttttgccAATTTATaattagtcaaaaaaatttttctaatttcaccgttaataaaaaatgtaattttaatCCCTAACCCATATAAATATCTTAACTTAACCATAATCCTCCGATCCATCGACCCTACCACGCCTTTGTCAGTTAGTCATTATCTTCGATCATGAGCTCAATGATTTCTCTAAACAACCGTAAGGTAATGTTTAGTTAGTGGGTATGTCTATACAACATAAAGACAGTTGACACACGttttttgtttgattgttgAGACACATCATCTTAAAGGACGTTCTGATACATAAATTAacacaaattatatatatttagtgtACTTCTAATAAGTTGAGACATAAATAAAGATATTTGtatgtataatatttaaaaaaatataataacatctattcaaataaaaatattaaaaatatttttgtatgaaGAGTTTTGTgttaaaaatatactttatttgTTTAGTCATCctttaaaaaaagttaagataatatttttataatatatcaaaattaaattctacaatttattatttaataataaaaaaatacacctttacataaaaataattgtaaaatctttatagtaatatctattataattacttaaaatataatttttacaaaagaacactcattaatttttttattattattacataacataaataaaaaatgtgaattaGCAGTAAACacaaaatgtatatatatataatgggaaatgttatttgtacactaaaactagttattaaaatcagtcattaatatattatgtataaatatgtaaaatttaatttatttttaatgtatatttatattttaacatgtattttatattagtggCTAATTTTGATAGCTGATTTTGATGTATAAGTAACATAACCCGTAGAGAATACTAACATCATTCTTTCACTTGAATCGAAATATCCATTAAATTTTCTTTACACCAATTAAACGCGAAGGATAATTCAGTAGAATTTAGTATACTCAATATGCTATTCATTACAAATTAGTATTATTACGAGAGAGAAAATATGttcgagtttttttttttatggaaaaatTTAGGAGTTAgcaattttattgtattttatccAGCATGTAATTAGCAGAAAAATGTGAACTATTAGATaaaatctcacactattaaatcatcattgatggctatttGATGACTACCAATCCCAAAAATTGCTGACTCCCTAACATTGCTCTTTTTTTATTACCAGAAAATATGTTTTAGTTAACTTCTTCAATTTTGTAATGTTACCACAAAAGACTAATCTACGattcaattttttcattttaatatttgCAGCTATCTACCTTGGTCTGCCCTTTGCCCCTGCGTACTTGGGACTTTCAAgaagtaaaagaaagaaaatcgtAACCACAGGCATAAATTACGCATCCGCAGGTTCTGGAATTTTGCCAGACACCAGTAATGTTAGTGTCTCATATACACACACTTTTCTACTTCAAATTTTCATCagctaaaagattttttttttcttattttaaagaataaacGAATTTCTGATCCCATATACTATTTGTTCTTGGCTTGCTTGAATTAGAAAACTTCAGTAATAATGGACGAACAAATAAAGGGATTTGAGAGGACAATTAAGGAGATTTTGCCAAAGGGGTTAAGTAAAGAAGCAGTGGAAAAGCATGTATCTGAATCCTTGTTTCTTGTATCTTCGGGTGTGAATGATCACTTCAAAAACGGAACATTTGGTGGTAGTAGGAAATTTGCTTCCTACCTcataaaagaattcaaaatacGCTTGCTGGTATGTcacatttattttcatttacaaTTCACGTGTAAATTATTGCAAAAACTGATAAAAGTGACACATTTGTCCGTAGGATTTTGCCTAGAATTATTCTACTTGTATATCAAAAGAAATCAGAtattaaatcaataaatcatataaaatacatattaaaatataaaatatatattaaaaataaaataaacgcTATGTTTATTTATACgtaaatatatgatagttttttttactaatttttagaGTAtacatagtattttttattttgtatatttaagATTTGATTAAACAAAAACATACTATGTTAATTTCCTTAGATTGAATTGAGCCAATTGAACTTAGTTCTATGTTTATTTTTGAcatcaaataatacaataattaaagaaaaacaaaagcatgacGTTCCTTTCatcttttcatttattattattattatttttttttttgtgacagaAACTTTATAGCCTAGGAGCAAGAAAATTCTTTGTGAACAATGTTCCTCCAGCAGGGTGCTTTCCATCAATAACTCTGCACTCAAAACCAATAGGAAAGTGTAGCGAGAAGATGAACAAACGGATCTCCTTTTACAATAAGAAATTGCTTATTTTACTCCATGAATTGCAGACTCAGCTTCCGGGTTTTATCTTTGTCCATTCAGATCTCAACAAGAGCATCATGGAGATAAGTGAAAACCCAAATAAATATGGTAAGCACAAAGTCACATGGCTTTTGTTTTCCCCTTTTAGAAAATATTCATCGGTCTTCTTTCTGACTTTTGCTTGAAGTTTTTGTTTGGTAACGaactttaatttgaaaattataaaagtgaaaaaatcaTAACCTGTTCCTTAAAATTATTCCAAAAAACAAGACtcccaataaaataatttttttttgtgtttcatttttgtttttgtgagACTGGTTAGGCTTtctgttaatatttttattttgggttaATAAAACATGTTTTTGTGACATGTTAAATTGTTGATTTATCCATTAAATGTCAACTAAAATTGATAGATTTTTTTGTTGGgaatcttattattttttagaataattatcACAGGGTcgtttatagttttttttatatatatactagctaaatttattatgtaaaaattaaaaaatattaataatttttattttttttacttaaaaaaattaaatagaagatatattttttaatatttttattgttgtttaaaaaatttgttaacatattatattattaggattatatcaaattttaagtgtactcaatttaaattaactattataatttacataaactcattattattattattattattattattattattattattattagaagaagaagaagaaaaagaaatgcatgttttttttataaaggtaatgaaaaaattgatataatattttatctaagcgtacatacaataaataaaatgtttatGTCAATTAACCATGTAGATAAAAGCATGAAAGATGGATAAATATTCAAgttcattcttaaaaaattattttttttgaattagtctctaaaagatttttttgatcaaatttatcttttaaaaattttaaattaattgtattagttcttctgttattttttttgttggcaGCGCCAAAATTTGTTAATATGATACGTTAAGTGATACTACAATACACATAAGATAGGAGTTTTAATTCACTATTAGCATGATAAATTCATGAAATTAGATCACATTAAAACCTAGTTGAGGGGAGAACTTGAGACATTAGAATCCCCTCAATGTGGTTGATTTgatctaataattttataaacttatcGTGTTAG
The Arachis duranensis cultivar V14167 chromosome 5, aradu.V14167.gnm2.J7QH, whole genome shotgun sequence genome window above contains:
- the LOC107490894 gene encoding GDSL esterase/lipase At2g03980-like, whose product is MSTNNDLNHSLILTVLLLIAFATKSEESKQIPALYVFGDSLVDSGNNHYVPGEDPQNFFPYGIDFGTPTGRCTNGKTVADFLAIYLGLPFAPAYLGLSRSKRKKIVTTGINYASAGSGILPDTSNKTSVIMDEQIKGFERTIKEILPKGLSKEAVEKHVSESLFLVSSGVNDHFKNGTFGGSRKFASYLIKEFKIRLLKLYSLGARKFFVNNVPPAGCFPSITLHSKPIGKCSEKMNKRISFYNKKLLILLHELQTQLPGFIFVHSDLNKSIMEISENPNKYGIVEASKPCCPGNINGNDLCANRNTYLFFDDHPTERVNQIYAKKCFIHHAICTPRINIRRFL